One window of Pseudacidobacterium ailaaui genomic DNA carries:
- the trpS gene encoding tryptophan--tRNA ligase, which translates to MSNSSSALKRRVLSGMRPTGKLHLGNYMGALRNWVDLQNKYDCYFFIADWHALTTDYADPSQVRQNTLDVALDFLAAGLDPEKCVLFVQSHVKQHAELHLLFSMITPLGWLERVPTYKEQQENISGKDLSTYGFLGYPLLQAADILIYQPDYVPVGQDQVAHVELTREVARRFNQFYQSKHTGTEILPEPQVLLTPSPKLPGTDGRKMSKSYGNTILLTDPEPVVRQKIKPMVTDPARVRRTDPGNPDVCPVGDLHKVFSDPETITKVYAGCTSAGIGCIECKGWVADSIVRELAPIQERRSKYEQDLVRVQEVLNAGAKKASSRAEQTMQEVRMAMGLAENLVDKAVR; encoded by the coding sequence GTGTCGAACTCCTCATCTGCTCTAAAAAGGCGCGTGCTGAGCGGCATGCGCCCCACTGGAAAACTGCATCTGGGCAATTACATGGGAGCGCTCAGAAACTGGGTGGATCTCCAGAACAAATACGATTGCTACTTTTTTATTGCTGACTGGCACGCTCTCACGACTGACTATGCTGACCCCTCCCAGGTAAGGCAAAACACTCTGGACGTGGCCCTGGATTTTCTCGCCGCTGGGCTGGATCCAGAAAAATGCGTCTTGTTTGTGCAAAGCCACGTCAAGCAACACGCAGAGTTACATCTTCTCTTTTCGATGATTACACCTCTGGGCTGGCTTGAGCGGGTCCCCACCTACAAAGAGCAGCAGGAAAATATCAGCGGAAAAGACCTTTCCACCTATGGATTTCTCGGCTACCCGCTTCTGCAGGCAGCAGATATTCTGATTTATCAGCCCGACTATGTTCCTGTCGGTCAGGACCAAGTGGCTCACGTTGAACTGACGCGCGAAGTGGCCAGAAGATTTAACCAGTTTTATCAGTCAAAACACACAGGTACAGAGATCCTTCCAGAACCACAGGTCTTGCTGACTCCGTCTCCCAAACTACCGGGGACCGACGGCCGCAAGATGTCGAAGAGCTATGGAAATACGATTCTGCTTACCGACCCCGAACCGGTAGTTCGCCAGAAAATCAAGCCCATGGTCACAGACCCGGCGCGCGTTCGGCGAACAGACCCTGGAAATCCTGATGTATGCCCGGTTGGGGACTTACACAAAGTGTTTTCTGATCCGGAAACCATCACAAAAGTGTATGCTGGCTGCACCTCGGCTGGTATCGGTTGCATTGAATGCAAGGGATGGGTGGCCGATTCCATTGTGCGCGAGCTTGCTCCCATTCAGGAGCGGCGCAGCAAATACGAGCAGGACCTGGTGCGAGTGCAGGAGGTCCTCAACGCAGGGGCAAAGAAAGCCTCTTCCCGAGCCGAACAGACGATGCAGGAAGTGCGTATGGCGATGGGATTGGCGGAGAACCTGGTGGATAAGGCAGTACGGTAA